The sequence GGTCTTGTTGATGAGGGTGCGCCAATGGGTTATCTGGATCTCGGCGGCGGTCTGGCGGTGGATTATGACGGTTCCCACACCAATTTTACGAGCAGCCGCAATTATTCTTTGGAGGAATACTGCGCGGACATTATCGAAATCATCATGGGGATTTTTGATGAGCGGGATATTTCCCATCCTACCATTATCACGGAATCCGGCCGGGTAACGGTTGCGTATTATTCCGTACTGTTATTTAATATCATTGATGTAAGCAGCTTTGAACCATTGCCGGTTCCTGAAAAGCTTGATGAAGACAGCCATGAAATGATCAGCAACCTGATGGAGGTCCTTAATTTAATCAATCTCAAAAATCTGCAGGAATGTTATAATGATGCGCTCTACTATCGGGATGAAATCCGGCAGCTTTTTAAACACGGCAATATTTCCCTTCGTGAACGGGCAATGGGCGAAAATATCTTTTGGCATGTATTAAAAAAAATCGCTGCGGACGTGAAAAAACTGAAAAGGATTCCCACCGAGCTGGAAGGCATTGAAGACGTACTGGCGGATATATATTATGGAAATTTTAGTATTTTCCAGTCTCTGCCGGACGCATGGGCAATTGATCACCTGTTTCCTGTTATGCCGGTTCACCGGCTGAATGAAACTCCCGGCAGAAATGCGATATTGGCGGATATTACCTGCGACTGTGACGGGAAAATCGATAAATTCATCGATACCCATGGTGTCAAAAAATCTTTACTGCTTCATGCCTTGAAACCGGATGAGAATTATTATCTGGGAGTCTTCCTCGTGGGTGCCTACCAGGAAACCCTGGGTGACCTCCACAATCTTTTAGGGGATACGAATATTGTCAGCATTGAGATAAAAAAAGATGGGGGTTTTAAGTTTATCCGGGAAATCGAGGGCGACTCTGTCGCAGATGTGTTGTCCATTGTTGAATATGATACCAAAGCCATTGTGGTAAATTTTCGAGAAGCGGCTGAAAGGGCTGTCCGCAAAGGACTCATCACACCACAGGAACGTCAGCAAATTATGAAAGCCTATCAGGCAGGTCTTCGCGGGTATACTTATATTGAAAGCTAGGGAGTGCTCATTTGGAAACGTTCATTTCCTGATGAATGCATTCAGTGATCAGCAGTCAGCATTCAGTAAAATATCGCAAAAACAAGTGGTTAAGCTGATAGCTAACAGCCCATCCGGGAATATTAGTTTCCGGATGGAAGCTAGGGAGTAAATTATGTCACGAGTATTAATTATCGGTGCTGGGGGGGTCGGTCAGGTGGTCACGCACAAATGCTCCCAGGTTCCGGAAGTTTTTTCAAATATCTGCCTGGCCAGCCGAACCATTGAAAAAGGTGAAAAGATTGCGTCTCAGCTGTCACGACCCATTGAAACCGCGCAAATTGATGCGGACAATGTACCGGAACTGGTTGGTCTGCTCAAAAGATTTAAGCCGGATCTGGTGATCAATGTGGCTCTTCCTTACCAGGACCTTCATATCATGGACGCCTGTCTTGAAACTGGCGTAAACTACTTGGATACTGCCAATTACGAACCGCCGGATGAGGCCCGGTTCTGTTATCGATGGCAATGGGACTACCATAACCGCTTCAAGGATCGCGGCATTATGGCGCTGCTCGGCAGCGGATTCGATCCTGGAGTTACCAACGTATTCTGTGCCTGGGCGGATCAAAATCATTTTGATGAGATTTTTGAAATTGATATTATTGACTGCAATGCCGGTGACCACGGCCAGCCATTTGCAACCAATTTCAACCCGGAAATCAATATTCGAGAAGTCTCAGCCAAGGGCAGATATTATGAATCCGGGAATTGGGTGGAAACCGAACCGCTTTCGGTTGCAAAAGAATTTGATTTCCCCGAAGGCATAGGTCCCCGTAAAATTTATCTGATGTATCACGAAGAGCTGGAATCCATTGTTAAACATATTCCTGGTATCCAGCAGGCCCGGTTCTGGATGACATTTTCGGCCAATTATCTAAAGTACCTTGAAGTGCTTAAAAACGTTGGTATGACCAGGATTGATCCAGTACTTTACGAGGGCCGTGAAATCATTCCCCTGCAGTTTTTA is a genomic window of Pseudomonadota bacterium containing:
- the speA gene encoding biosynthetic arginine decarboxylase, with the translated sequence MKNIASLERWTIENSVDLYGIRNWGGGYFDISAKGEIIIKSKGSEPANAISLMDIISGIEDRGLGMPVLLRLGNILQSQISLLHESFKSAIEDFGYKGDYRGVYPLKVNQQQQVVEEVTHFGSIYHHGLEVGSKAELIAAISLLKDTEACLICNGYKDEEFIDLGLYARKMGFNCFFVIEIPSELPLILDRAAKLDIKPLLGLRSKLSTRAGGHWTESGGDRSIFGLNMTQIIETVEYLKERGMIDCLQLLHYHLGSQIPNIRDIRSAVAEACRVYVGLVDEGAPMGYLDLGGGLAVDYDGSHTNFTSSRNYSLEEYCADIIEIIMGIFDERDISHPTIITESGRVTVAYYSVLLFNIIDVSSFEPLPVPEKLDEDSHEMISNLMEVLNLINLKNLQECYNDALYYRDEIRQLFKHGNISLRERAMGENIFWHVLKKIAADVKKLKRIPTELEGIEDVLADIYYGNFSIFQSLPDAWAIDHLFPVMPVHRLNETPGRNAILADITCDCDGKIDKFIDTHGVKKSLLLHALKPDENYYLGVFLVGAYQETLGDLHNLLGDTNIVSIEIKKDGGFKFIREIEGDSVADVLSIVEYDTKAIVVNFREAAERAVRKGLITPQERQQIMKAYQAGLRGYTYIES
- a CDS encoding saccharopine dehydrogenase family protein → MSRVLIIGAGGVGQVVTHKCSQVPEVFSNICLASRTIEKGEKIASQLSRPIETAQIDADNVPELVGLLKRFKPDLVINVALPYQDLHIMDACLETGVNYLDTANYEPPDEARFCYRWQWDYHNRFKDRGIMALLGSGFDPGVTNVFCAWADQNHFDEIFEIDIIDCNAGDHGQPFATNFNPEINIREVSAKGRYYESGNWVETEPLSVAKEFDFPEGIGPRKIYLMYHEELESIVKHIPGIQQARFWMTFSANYLKYLEVLKNVGMTRIDPVLYEGREIIPLQFLKVLLPDPGSLGPLTHGRTCIGCFIKGKKDGKDKQYYIYNICDHQKCYEEVQSQAISYTTGVPAMIGAMMMLTGKWHGKGVFNMEQFDPAPFMEKLNIYGLPWTEIIL